A genomic window from Haladaptatus caseinilyticus includes:
- a CDS encoding sugar phosphate isomerase/epimerase family protein, with protein sequence MDIGVHTPPLYGESLEDALAYLDDIGVDAIEPGVGGYPGDTHLPRDEYLDDDDAQEDLQSLLSEHGMHISALATHNNPLHPDDEQADEADTELREAIRLADQLDVNTVTCFSGLPAGGPNDEVPNWITAPWPSEHDEALTYQWEEVAIPYWRDVAEYAADHGVDIAIEMHPNMLIHEPAGMLELRNATNERIGTNFDPSHLYWQGIDVVEAIRFLGEHDAIHHFHAKDTKVYESQARYKGVLDTTPYDEEANRSWLFRSVGYGHGEEHWKDIVSALRMIEYDGTLSIEHEDSLTSSKEGLEKAVELLNRAVFRTEPGEAYWAE encoded by the coding sequence ATGGACATCGGCGTTCACACTCCGCCACTGTACGGTGAATCGCTGGAAGACGCGCTCGCGTATCTCGATGATATCGGCGTGGACGCTATCGAACCCGGCGTCGGCGGCTATCCCGGCGATACACACCTTCCGCGCGACGAATATCTGGACGACGACGACGCACAGGAGGACCTCCAGTCGTTGCTGTCGGAACACGGCATGCACATCAGTGCACTGGCGACTCACAACAACCCGCTCCATCCGGACGACGAACAGGCCGACGAGGCCGACACGGAGCTCCGCGAGGCGATTCGACTGGCCGACCAGCTCGACGTCAACACGGTTACCTGTTTCTCCGGACTGCCCGCTGGCGGCCCGAACGACGAGGTCCCGAACTGGATCACTGCTCCATGGCCCTCGGAGCACGACGAGGCGCTCACCTACCAGTGGGAAGAGGTCGCGATCCCCTACTGGCGCGATGTTGCCGAATACGCCGCAGACCACGGCGTAGACATCGCCATCGAGATGCACCCGAACATGCTCATTCACGAACCCGCCGGAATGCTCGAACTCCGCAACGCGACCAACGAGCGAATCGGGACGAACTTCGACCCGAGCCATCTCTACTGGCAAGGCATCGACGTCGTCGAAGCCATCCGATTCCTCGGCGAACACGACGCAATCCATCACTTCCACGCGAAGGACACGAAAGTCTACGAGTCCCAAGCCCGCTACAAAGGAGTTCTCGACACGACGCCGTACGACGAGGAGGCAAACCGCTCGTGGCTGTTCCGTTCCGTCGGCTACGGTCACGGCGAGGAACACTGGAAGGACATCGTGAGCGCGCTCCGAATGATAGAGTACGATGGCACGCTCTCCATCGAACACGAGGATTCGCTGACCAGCTCGAAGGAAGGGCTGGAAAAGGCGGTCGAACTGCTGAACCGCGCCGTGTTCCGAACCGAACCCGGCGAAGCATACTGGGCCGAATGA
- a CDS encoding NUDIX domain-containing protein: MGADDPFYYPLGGSVEFGEHSEDALRREFHEELGVSLENVAYYETYEDVFASGSVRYYEI; encoded by the coding sequence CTGGGAGCAGACGACCCGTTTTACTACCCGCTCGGCGGCAGTGTCGAGTTCGGCGAACACAGCGAGGACGCGCTCCGGCGCGAGTTCCACGAGGAGTTGGGCGTTTCACTGGAGAACGTCGCTTACTACGAAACGTACGAAGACGTATTCGCAAGTGGGAGCGTACGTTATTACGAGATCTGA
- a CDS encoding Gfo/Idh/MocA family protein translates to MTLKVGVLGYRFMGKAHANALARLPMFFPDAPDVERHVLVGRDEEALTEAADRLGFATTSTEWEKVIDEVDVFYNLGPNFVHADPSIAALEAGVPVLCEKPLAASLSDAERMADAAESAGVPTATAFNYRFIPAIQYAKGLIEDGELGEIHQFSGRYLQDWLVDPDAPWSWRNDEELAGSGALGDLGAHTIDLARFLVGDIERVSGHLRTFVDERPIDGGADTKPVTVDDAYSAQAELEGGVMGTFEASRFATGHKNDHSIEIHGSKGSLKFSLERLNELELLREGDRGYETILVTDEDDPYIDHWWPPGHVIGWEHTFVHENYEFLSAVENGDEYHPNFADGLAVQKALDAIERSDERGEWESVE, encoded by the coding sequence ATGACGTTGAAAGTCGGTGTCCTCGGCTATCGATTCATGGGGAAAGCTCACGCGAACGCACTCGCTCGCCTGCCGATGTTCTTCCCGGACGCGCCGGACGTGGAACGTCACGTCCTCGTCGGACGCGACGAGGAGGCGCTCACAGAGGCTGCGGACCGCCTCGGATTCGCGACCACGAGCACGGAGTGGGAGAAGGTCATCGACGAGGTAGACGTGTTCTACAACCTCGGGCCGAACTTCGTCCACGCCGACCCTTCCATCGCGGCGCTCGAAGCTGGTGTCCCAGTCCTCTGTGAGAAGCCGCTGGCGGCCAGCCTCTCGGACGCGGAACGGATGGCTGATGCCGCAGAGTCAGCAGGTGTGCCGACCGCAACCGCGTTCAACTATCGGTTCATTCCTGCCATCCAGTACGCGAAGGGACTCATCGAGGACGGTGAACTCGGCGAAATTCACCAGTTCAGCGGACGCTATCTCCAAGATTGGCTGGTTGACCCCGACGCGCCGTGGTCGTGGCGCAACGACGAGGAGTTGGCAGGCAGCGGCGCACTCGGCGACCTCGGTGCGCACACCATCGACCTCGCGCGTTTCCTCGTGGGCGACATCGAACGCGTCTCGGGTCATCTCCGAACCTTCGTGGACGAACGACCGATCGACGGGGGAGCCGACACCAAGCCCGTCACGGTGGACGACGCCTACTCCGCGCAGGCCGAACTGGAGGGCGGCGTCATGGGAACCTTCGAAGCCTCGCGGTTCGCGACGGGGCACAAAAACGACCACTCAATCGAGATTCACGGCTCGAAGGGAAGCCTAAAATTCTCGCTCGAACGACTCAACGAACTCGAACTCCTACGCGAGGGTGATCGCGGCTACGAGACGATTCTCGTCACCGACGAGGACGATCCCTACATCGACCACTGGTGGCCGCCGGGTCACGTCATCGGATGGGAGCACACCTTCGTCCACGAGAACTACGAGTTCCTCTCTGCCGTTGAAAACGGGGACGAGTATCATCCGAACTTCGCGGACGGTCTGGCGGTTCAAAAGGCGCTCGACGCTATCGAGCGAAGCGACGAACGTGGCGAGTGGGAGAGTGTAGAATAA
- a CDS encoding translation initiation factor eIF-2B, producing MIDETVEEIQEMQTHSSSTVAVKAARALEDLLDREFETVEEFERALDHNSNALRRANPSHASLVTTQRAIVKMVTDTESESVEEVKTQMEQAIDSVVEQVVTAKRRAAENAAPQFEDGMTFMTHDYSSTVLEAVENAVATGTYLTVYVMEARPRYLGRKTARVLGEIDQVDATLIIDSAAGHYLPECDRVFTGMDCIVDETLYNRVGTFPLVATANEVDVPVTTIGSSAKIVGEAFRFENDFRSASEVIREPAEGFAVENPAYDATPTDLLDSVVTDEGTWEY from the coding sequence ATGATAGACGAGACAGTCGAGGAGATACAGGAGATGCAAACACACAGCTCCTCGACCGTCGCGGTCAAGGCCGCCCGCGCGTTGGAGGACCTCCTCGACCGCGAGTTCGAGACGGTCGAGGAGTTCGAACGAGCGCTCGATCACAACAGCAACGCGCTCCGACGAGCGAATCCCTCCCATGCATCGCTCGTTACGACACAGCGAGCGATCGTGAAGATGGTCACCGACACCGAGAGCGAATCGGTCGAGGAGGTCAAAACGCAGATGGAGCAAGCCATCGACAGCGTGGTCGAACAGGTCGTCACCGCCAAACGGCGCGCCGCCGAGAACGCAGCCCCCCAGTTCGAAGACGGGATGACCTTCATGACTCACGACTACTCCTCGACGGTGTTGGAAGCGGTGGAGAACGCCGTCGCGACGGGTACGTATCTCACCGTCTACGTGATGGAGGCCCGTCCGCGCTACCTCGGTCGAAAGACCGCCCGTGTCCTCGGCGAAATCGATCAAGTCGATGCGACGCTCATCATCGACAGTGCCGCAGGCCATTACCTACCGGAGTGTGACCGTGTGTTCACGGGAATGGACTGCATCGTTGACGAAACCCTCTACAACCGCGTCGGCACCTTCCCGCTCGTCGCGACTGCGAACGAAGTAGACGTTCCCGTGACGACCATCGGCTCCAGCGCGAAAATTGTTGGCGAGGCGTTCCGCTTCGAGAACGACTTTCGCTCGGCGAGCGAAGTGATTCGGGAGCCAGCGGAAGGGTTTGCCGTGGAAAACCCTGCCTACGATGCGACACCGACCGATCTGCTCGATTCCGTCGTGACGGACGAGGGGACGTGGGAGTACTGA